ATAGTGATTTGCTTGTAGTTTAGTCAGACGGTAGAGGGCAGCTGTCCACTACTCGGCCTGGTCTGTGCCGACGTGGGACCCGCCCGGCCTATAGAAATCGCAGAAATTGATCCTGACGATGACGTGGCGTACTCGATCTTCCGGGATGTTATTGTGGTCGGTCCCACAGACTTTTCCCTCCCTGGGTGCATTAAAAATTCAACGCGCATATTAAAAACAGTGCGGGGGTGGTGATTGGTGACCGGagatgcaaatgcttggcttggGTTCCTCGTCTCCCTGTTGCCAGTGCCCGAAACTCGGTTTTCTTGCTCTGACCTTCTCAATCATGCCGTACAAGCGAGGAAAAACTGTCAGGTCACAAGTCCAggataaaaagttttgaagCGCTATGACATATAGCTGTTTGGCGGGGCTTTTTTCCGGTGGTGTTTGGAGTCGTCTTTTTAAAATAGAATAAAATGAAATGGTTTTaccgataaaacctttaaaaaCATGCTCTTACATGCTCTTTCATAGAGCTAAAGCTCTAAACAACAGCTTCACTGCTGAAGTGGAGCCGTGTCAAACAGGACCTAGGTAttacaaataataataataataaaacaaaTTATAAAAATCCTCAGTACTCTGTGAGATGAATTTATTAAGACTAATTAGTCTGGTATTAGTATATGTTTACTGTAACTTTATTGTAACACCATATTAttaaatcatggactaattagacttaaaaattgGAATAGAGAGAGCACATGTGATATTTAACATACTCCATCGAtaaaaaaacaattatatatttACGATGAGTCAAACTTTCTTGAATTGATTGAATTCATAAAAAAGTAATATCAACATTTATgattaatatactaaaaaataataagtgtCACAAATAAATATTATTGTGACACTGATTATGTTTCAGTTTATTAATCATAAATGTTGATATTACTTTTTTATGAATTCTCAAGAAAGTTTGACTCATCGTAAAccctataattttttttatcggTGGAGTATGTTAAATATCACTTGTGCTCCCTTCATTCCAAGTAGTAATTTATTCGGgcttgtctagatacataggttATATTGTGCATGCATAACGTATATCTATATGCATAACAAAAGTCATATACGTAGAAAAACTAAAACaaattataatttaaaatacagGGAGTAATAACTTATCCTGCTTTCTTCAACTTTAACCTTGAAGCGACAAAATTAGCAAAACCACGCGTAGCAAGTAAGGGTATGTTAGAGCTGTTTTTAGACCAGGAACTAGAGCTTAAAAagtgacttgtcctcaattacTCGGCTCCTCTAAATGAGCATTTAAGAAAGAGCCGTGACAAACAAGCCGTAATAGTCTTGTGACAGAATTCGGTGTGCCGTTGGCGGTGGTTATCGGTTGGTTACATCTTCTTTGTCTTCAAACTAAGGCGATCAAGCATGCATGTATATGAACCCGTTATCACAAAGACACAAACAAACATATACTACATATATAATATACTTATAGTAATTGGCTAGCTTTGTGCGTGCTACTTGGTCTAGAGCTTAAGTTGCTATTAGCACTAGTTAACATCAGATCGATTAACATAATCTCTCTCTTAAGTTAAACAAAACACGAATCATTAGCGAAAGAGGGCACATCATCGCCTGCCCCGGGATAAGCTAAACAATGGCGCCGCCACTCGAGCGCCTTGGTGCGGAGCGGCTACCGGGTTTtctttatatattatttttttttacccCCGAATGCATGAATgattgatcggcaagataaaaaGGTGAAAAAAGAAAAGCCGTGTTGCGTGAGTGATAATTTCCACAaatcaaaaaaaaggaaaaaaagaaaagaaaagaaaaggtgcAACAAAGCCGTGGCGCACTCGCATTAGTGCGGACAATTATcgaatcgtcgtcgtcgtgcgtCGTGTTCGACGGGCGAAGCGGGAAAGGGGCCACCTAAAAGTCAACGGGGGTCTACCGCGTTGACTTTGTGCGCCTGTTGTGTCACGCGGCCGCTGCCGTGCCGTGCGGCTGACGGGCTGAGGTCGGTCGGCACGACACGTGACCTTCTGGAACGTTCGGATGGAAGCTACTGTGCCCGGGTCCGGTTGGAAAaccagggtcttgtttagttcaatctgaaacaaaaaaaattcaagattattcgtcatatcgaatctttcggcacatgtataaatcattaaatatagacgaaaataaaaactaattgtgcagtttactagtaaatcacgagacgaatcttttgattctaattagtcacaaaaaaaaatgctacagtagtaaaatataaaattttttgACATCTAAACAAAGTCCAGCTGGAGCTGCGGGGCGGGGCGGCGCGCAGTGCGTCAGCGTCACGGCCGCCGGCCCGGGAGTAGCTGCGTCCGCAGCGCCGGCCTAGTGCCACGTCGGACTGCGCGGGCAGAAGCAACCTATAGGAACGGGGGCTTTTCGGATGATGACGTCGGCTAGCGAAGCGCACTGGTCTTTCTCCTTGTTCTGCAGGGACGGTGCAGCCGTGCACTGGTCAGAAATATTACTACTGTATTGTTTTCCTTTCCGGCCTTGTGAAATATTTTTGGATTTCACTACTACAaaacttttgtttatatttaataattagtgtttaaacttaaaagatttgtctcgtgatttacagataaattatataactagttattttttatctatatttaatattttatgcatgtgccgtaagattatatatgacagaaattttgaaaagttttttagattttggggcGAAGGCCTCTGTTTGTTTTGGTTAGGTCGATTGAACAAAACAAACCGTCCACGCCTAGATTTTTAGATCCTTTTGCCCACAATTTGGTGAAAAAGTCAGGTTGACCGAGAGTGACGGGTGTGCTTGGAGCACTATGGGTAAGTGCTGGATTGTAGTTGCTTTCGAACTAAATGATCATCAGCTGGAGCTCACACAATCTGGCTGGCCTTACCTGGCTACCGCAGGCGCACTCAAAACAGAGGAAACGCCAACGGCACCAGCGGTTTTAGAACTACCGGTAACCAGGCATTTGCACTGTTACAACGTTTATTAAACCTGAAACTATACAATCATTTTTTTCTAAATGGAATGTATTTTGAGCACGCCTTGTAGATCGGTTGAATTTATTATCCAAATATATATTTTCAGAAAAAGAATACATAGTCAAATGAATGGCAAAAAAGATAATTGTTGTGTATATCTAAAAATAGAGGGAGTATAATTGTAACTCGTACCTTtttaatctaaatttttttctgaaaatTATTTTTCAACCAAGATGAAAAATGGCATACTTCAAACAACCAAAATCAGGTCACTTTATCACTAGAGAAGGGTAAAATTAGTTTGCTCGAAGTTAGCACTAAAGGTGCAGGATTTAAAACAACCTACGGGCTCGTTCAGTTAGCGTGGAATGAGCCTAGGAACCATTCCGGATGTTTTAAAGTTATACATAATCATTTCTGCAGGAATCGTTTCAAAGAACTAGGAATCGTTTCAAAGAACTAGGAATCGAACGTACGAGCCTAAATGTGGCGTTGGAAATGTCACAATTGAGAGCTTGATTTGATAAGGGTTGGCTGGGATTTCACCTTTTTATTTAACCCTTTTTCTGTCTGATTGATTGGGGTGGTGGATGAGTATATGGTAATCAAACTGGCAGCAACCAACGGTTGCCTTTTCCGGCACGTCCAACTCTTCGCCCTATCCTCAAGAGTTTCTTTTTTTGGGAGCACTCCATTGGAGCACAAGAGGTTGGTGTTGGCCTTATCCTCCTCCGGGTCCTGTGATTCCAGAACGTTCCAGCCTTCCTTCCTGCCCCAAGCCTCCAAAGAAACAGGACCAGCGCAATTACGTGTAATCACTCACTGCTGCCCCTTTCGGCATTAATCGCAACCGAGTTTTTGTcgtcttgggccttgtttatttcaacccgaaatttaaaaacttttcaaaattccctgtcacatcaaatcttgtagcacatgcatactaaatatagacgaaaataaaaattaattgcacagtttgcctgtaatttacgagacgaatcttttgagcctagttaatcaatagttggacaataattgttaaatacaaacggaagtgctacagtgttaaaatctaaaaattttccacaactaaacaaggccttgagctTTCATTCCACCGGTTGTCACAGCACAACTAGATATTTTAGCAGCGAGTAGAGTCTAGTAGTGGCTCTTGGCCACCTAGCATAGTGTGTAAAAATGACAAACAGTTATAACTGTAGTGTGATCTATGACAAAAATATTTCTTAGATAGTGTATGACTTTTGATTAGAAACTTGGACctaagtttcttttttttttcaaagaaaTTTAGGACCCTTTTGAAACAGAAGAACTTCACATAAACTAGTTTATTTTTACAAGAAAAAAAACAGGAAATAGAAAAAATTACCATGTTTCAAAAGGAGACCTTACAATGAAGTTTCTTTAATTTGAGAAAACTTGGAAAGAAGTTAAGTCTCAAGATTTGTGGACTCATTTTTTTGAAAGTGCTCATAAAAATTACAATTGTTAGTTAATATATGAAATAAAACACGGATTCGCAAAAGCGGAGAATTGTCAACACAACACGTGTCCTACTGTGGATGACATTTATCATGAAAGGGACGTTAGCCTTTTGGCAAGCGATTTATTCCAGGGCAAGTCGTTAAGCGCTGCAACTGATGTGAGACGACGGTTGAACAGACGTCCGTGGTGCAAAACTACAGTCTGCCTCTACAGGTAAAAGACTCGTTCAGCGCAACAAACCTTTGCTTTCAGGTGACGTCCCTGCTGACGTCAATTCGCAGGTCCTCTTTGTCTCATCAGGCGGGGCTGGTTTGTGCGATCTACTCCATCGTGCTATGGCCAGCCTGGACGCCCGGGCCTACATGCAAATCTTTTCCTGCCACCGGAAGGATCAATCATGAAAACAACTGCTCAATCCGCACCCTTGACATACTCCATCGTGCTATGGCCAGCCTGAACTGTTAAATTTGACGGCTATTTTAGTATGTCAAGGGTGCGGATTGAAACAAAGTGTCGTTATGGTATTATCAAAGATTTTAAGTTTAACcaagtttaaaaaatattagGAACATTTGTCTctccaaataagtttattataaaaatagactCAATGATCTATCTAACctaataatattaattattGAATACTATAAACATTAATATTTTtacatatatttagtcaaatttaaaaatatACAACTCTTCAAGAAGTGAGAATGATAGTTATTTTGAGATAAAAAGAGTACTACTACTCTTCCCAAAGGAgaatatatattttcttttcagAATTTCGCACTCCTCACATCTAAACTCCCCCAAAGTACTTCAAAACTTAGACTTAAGACTATTTTATAATTGTATATCAATTCCAGAACAAAGTTCTTCCCAAATGAGTAACCACAGGTGTCCAATGAAACTTGCATTGCGACATCTTGCAACAGTTGATTCATGTGAGCTTGTTtgtttggctaaaaagtcatggctaaaaatcctattcactgatttattgtaagaaaaaaaatactaaaatagccgTCAAATTTAacagataagctcaaacgaacacaCTCGTAAAAGTGGTAGCAGagattaaaaaaaattgtaagtGTGTCAGCAAAAGGTGCTCAAGAATTAAGGTACAAATGCAGTGCATCTGGTCACTGATAAGACAAGGCAGAAATGGGGTACGCTTAATCATTGGGGAAAAACTTGTCACAATCCATGAGATTTACGAGTAAAGACACTGGCACAGTTTGCTCATCATTTTCTACAGACCTATTCTTGATCTCAATATGAGGGTACATCTAATGTAGTATCCAAAAAACTTTCACAAGCACTTTACAGATAATTGATGGTGGTGTAGAACTTCTGGAGTTAAAACAAAGAGAATGGGACTTGTGCGCTGACTTGCAAGGAAATGGGCAGCATCGGCTCTATTTTTTACCATCCAGCAAATGATTCATGACATGGAGATAGAGGCTCCTAATTAGCTGCTTCCAGATTTCAGTGTATTACTGAGCCTGCAATAATAGCCAACCATAAGTAGCTTCCTCCAATAATGCCTCCACGTGTCTCAATCATCACGTAAATGCATAAGCATGTTTTGTTTTGTAATTAATAGATAGAACTACAGCCTGATCATAGGACACGGACAGTACAGCCACTACTTGATAACGCAGGAAGAACTATTTTAATTGGTGGTATACAAATGATTTATTAAAGATATTGATTCACTTGTGGTCATATCTTGCCATTTTGCCATGCAGAAACATCCTGTAGGACATGAAATTTTGACCCCACTTACCAGTCCAAACCTTCAAAGAGCCCCTCTCCTTTTATTGCAGATGTTTTGAAAATCGCCCATTGGCGGCTCTTGATCTTGTGCAGTTCTAATGACTCTGTAATGGCAGCATCATCGAGTGCGCCTGGAAGATCCTGCATGAAAATAATCATTGTCAGATAAAATGCAAAAAAACACGAGATACAGTAGAGCTACAGCCTACAGGGTACAAGTAACATAAGGCACAAGTGAAAACTAGTGTTTTCTGGAAATGAGTACACCATGCTGAATTGTATGTACACATATTTGACAAGAGTGTGCAAGCTATATGGATAGACCAATGGTTCTAGTGAATGATTTACAAAGGAGACAAACACTCGAAACAAATATTACAGTTACACTTCATATACACCTATCTTAAAGCAGGGAGCTTATGTAGTACCAAAATAGAGTACACTTTATATTTAGTACAGGGCAAGTGAAAATATCAGCATTTTAAACATTGAAGTGATGGCTGCTGATGCCAGCGTTCATCTGATTACATGCACAGAAATATAAACATGCAGTTTAATTCTGATAATCATGGAAAATGACAAATCCAGAACAGTATGAGAAATTCAAAATTCTTCTTTTTACCTGCTTATTTGCATATACAAGGACAACTGCACCTTTAAGCTCATCCTCCTGCCATGTAAAGGCACACATCAAATCAGTAAATGTAACAGATTTAAGGGCACCCATGCTTACTAGACTTTCTTATTCCGAGAAAAAAAAGCCATTCAGTAAAAGAAATTTAGATTGTAGCTCTGCAACAAAGGAGACCTAAAGGCATATGCACCCTAGCTAATATGTCTAAGCTCCAAATGTCAAAATATTTACAAACATATCAATTGATATGGATTGGCAACGGGTAGATGGATTAGCATAGAGATCATAGATAGCCACCCTTCCTCGGGAACTATCTTAGGATTTCTTCTTGCTTGATTACAATCGATACCGGATTCTATCTTTTATAGAGATGGCTGGCTTGACCCCCAAGGAAATATCCAAACTGAATCAATATAACATATCTCTTTccgaacaaaccaaaccaatccAATCTAATCTGTCAGGTACTATTCATGCAGTACTGTTCAACAGTATCACGTGAGCCCCTAGGCCAGCTCCGCTTTCCCTAACATCAATGCCTTTCAAAACTAGAAGTAGAACTTTCTAGATATGATACTCTCCCTTCCAAATTGTGAGTCGTTCAGGGATTTATAAAAAAGCCAGAGTGACTCACAATTTGGAAAGGAGGGAGCATTACCCAGTGATACTATCAAACAGTAAAATCTTGTTACCACCCATGCTCCACCAATATTCCATACCGCTACCAGAATCAAACACATATTAGATATATCAACAGAAATCATGCATTCcgtaatactccctccgtcctataTTTACAGGCGCCCAAGCTCTGGAAAAGTTTCCTGTATTCACAGGAGTACTAGGCGTTGCATGCCTGGGATGTGGCCGGTCGTCCGGCGGGTAGTTATTCGCGATGCTTGGTTTCTGCACGCGGTAGTCCGGCGTGACGCTTCGTTTCTTCATGCGAGAGCCGGGGCGTGGCCGCAACGGCATGCATGAGGGAGTCTAGCCAATCCGGTGTGTGCATGTAGGCATGCGGGTGTCACGGCTGTGCGGCATTTATGTCAGCAAGTGGAAATCGAATCGTTTTTTTATGCGGCCAGACTGGATGGGTTAAGGAGAATCAATACTCCTTGGTCTTAGCGAAAAATTCTAGTACGCCTGTAAAACAAGGACGGAGTGAGTATCATGCAACACTGCCTTGAAATGCATTCCCTAATATCATGCATATGGCCCTCATGAAATTATCCATTGCAAAATAATCAGCAAATCACATACTGCATTATTCAATCAGCATGAATAATCATTCATTCCATTAACAAAATGTGTCAATTTTTTCATTTCTTCTCAGAAAATTGGCAAGAAATGTTAAATCTAGGTCAAATAAGGCCAGGAAAAGTATCTCAGATTGTTTGGTGCAAATGAGGATCTTAAGATGGTGGAGCATTACCTCAAGGATGGCATGAAATTCTTCTTTTGCTGTTACAAGCCTATCTGTATCACTTGAATCAACAACATATATGATAGCCTGGGTGTTTGGAAAGTAGCACCGCCAATATGGCCTGAAAATGCACACATGACAAAGATATTgatggaatattaaatgtatTAGTTCATGAAAAAAAATCATCATGCTAAAAGTAACAATTCTAGTTCTGATATTCAAAAGCACAGGAAGGGTAATGAAAGTCCAAACCAGTTGACATGTTAGTCTTATCTAAGAAACCCAGGTAGTCTCAGGATTCAAGAAAATTCATGCTCTATGTCATAAAGGATCATTCCAACACTTATACAAGTATAAAAAGCAAAAGTTCTTATACGACTAGTACAACACTTGAATGTCTTTTTTCCCCTAAAACAGTGCTCACGTGGAAACGAATACAGAAACAAAATATCAGCAACTGAGGAAGTTACAAAAGCATCTAGACATGGCGTCGTATAGACTATCATATCCTGTTCCCATTTTAGACCATCTCCATAAACTAGTTCCACTAGAGTTTCTCGGATTCAACTACACCACATTTTGAAGATCAGTAGGATGCACTCCCTCTGGACTATTTTTCATTGTGTATCTGTATCCACTCTGCTATGCATGAATATGTCATATATAttatgccaccaaattatgaaaTGATCCAAGGCCAAACCATTACAACTCTTGGATTATAGTGTGACAGCCTAGATCAACTGGTTGAGGGTGTGGACTTAGGTCCAGGGCTCCAGGCCACCAATGAGTCCTCGTTTTGGTGAAATTGGGTGCCTATTTCTTATTAACATAAAGCTGCCTAGTTCTTCCTATCTTTGTCTAGCTTTTTACTTAAGGGGAACACCAGGCATATCTCTCCCCATGGCCCAGTTCATTTTCATGTCCATGTTGGCAAGGATCGACCTAAAAGATTACATCCAAGACAGGCACAATGTACATTATACAGTATTATAGGCCTAGGCCAGGCTTCCATATAAAAAACTAGATTAAGATATTTTCAGTATGATCCAATCTTTACAATTCTATCTTACAAAAAGCTTGATGTTTACATGGTTCGGGAGACATTAAACGCTGCAATGAGGAACCTTTCTAATTTGTTGCATATTGATGAAATTCAGGCTCGTCCCGCAATGGGAAAAAGAAAAATCCTTATCTTTATTAAATATATCTGTTCTTACAGCCTGATGATTTAGTTTGTGGAAACTGAAGTGTCAGGGTACTAAAGACGGGTATTATCCACCAATTACTTTATATAATTAACAAAAAGGTAGTATTAGAATACCTCTGTTGGAACTATTTTTCATCAATAGTTAAATAAATGGAATAGTACTATTTGCTACAGAAATGATAGTCGAGTTTAATATGATGATAAAGAGCCAGTACCTGATGCTTGTTTGACCACCTGTCGAGAAGAAAGTTGGGTGTTAATACCGAAAGATGGATGTTTTCAAGGaccaaaaaaaataatacaagtACCAACAAGATTAAAGTGATGACACTCAAAAGTTAGCTGTGACCTCAAATTTGGAGTTGAACAAGTAGTATACACACTACATTTGTACAATGCAAAAAATTCACTCCCACGGGGAGTCAAACTCAGGATCTAGGGAGTGCTACTCAAGCCACCTAACCAGCTCAGCTAGAGGCCCTTTCGCCACTTTCCCACATGACCACATCCCATTTACTTCTGATCTCCTCACCTCTGATCCAGCAGGAGGCAACCATAGGTCCAGCTCATCCCCACCTCCTTTGAGCTTTCAGGCATTCACACCCTCTCCAAGCTCAAGGCCACCCATCCTTCGAGCTCTCCAAGCTCGTCTAGGATTGTTGAGCTCTAACACTAATCCATCCAAGCTCATCTACTGCACCAACTATACACAGGCCATCCCCTTCCAGATCACAGACCCAAGGCCAACGCTAGCTGTGGTAAATGGCCAGCAGCGGCTGCCAAACCCAAGGCAAAGAACCTACTTGGCCGCGGCTTCACCTCCAACTCCCTCATCGTGGATATTTCCAGAAGACTAGAGTTCAGCTCCACCACGCAAGGCATGGAGCATATTGGGGCTATCGACCAGCACGCCACCAAGCACAGGAGCAGCGTCCTGTCCAACATCATCAACCGTTCACTTTCGAGCCACGGAGCTTGGAGGGAGCAGCACGCTAGAAAAATTCTAAAGTTCACTGAATTAAGGCAAGCAAGCACCATAGCATAGACATTCTGAAATTTAAACACCCTATTTTCCCGTAAAACAAACCGAACATGGATAAGGAGTGAAACAAAATGATTGAAGCCTCTGACAAAAGAAGACATAATCACATAAGAATAGTGGGTCCTCATAAAACATTAAAACAAAATGGGCCAACATGTACCACACTTGTATCTAGACGATCGATCTTACTTAAGATACCATGCTATCTTGGGTGGCACAAACAGAAGGAAACAAAGAAGCAGGGAAGGCTgggatccattgatgccattaaaaatgctagGCAAAGTGGCACTGGAGTTGATGATTCTACACCGAGATAACAAAACAGACACATTATTAGATGGACATAGCTACTCACGCACTTGGCTTTTGGTAGAAGCATACAGAATGAAGTGCCATTTCAATTATCTTTCACAGAGT
This window of the Sorghum bicolor cultivar BTx623 chromosome 7, Sorghum_bicolor_NCBIv3, whole genome shotgun sequence genome carries:
- the LOC8067937 gene encoding ADP-ribosylation factor 3 gives rise to the protein MGIVFTRLFSSVFGNREARILVLGLDNAGKTTILYRLQMGEVVSTIPTIGFNVETVQYNNIKFQVWDLGGQTSIRPYWRCYFPNTQAIIYVVDSSDTDRLVTAKEEFHAILEEDELKGAVVLVYANKQDLPGALDDAAITESLELHKIKSRQWAIFKTSAIKGEGLFEGLDWLSNTLKSGSS